From Erigeron canadensis isolate Cc75 chromosome 8, C_canadensis_v1, whole genome shotgun sequence, one genomic window encodes:
- the LOC122580195 gene encoding uncharacterized protein LOC122580195, which yields MIRQDALKIYRDKKAKFKKTWFTNRGGSQRLAELEGQPPYGMPPQAWSYLLGYWTSEPRMIAAQRNTTNRQQQNNFVSTHGRQSYAQREWRYAEDNDGRREDPPEFYLRAHTRRDGMVQDAVMPIYEQLLDTHQRLSQVPNTPPTQTYVDALGTRSGHTRMVGRVVRGTRGLNVPLPEDIEQPFPAQQSPSYNVNDMFAQGSPWTRSPFKDGPSTSSSHAGPSTSRAPTHRLGSDSDSDSDDESD from the exons ATGATACGTCAGGATGCCCTGAAGATCTACAGGGATAAAAAagcaaaattcaagaagacttgGTTCACTAACAGGGGTGGGTCCCAAAGGCTGGCAGAACTGGAGGGTCAACCTCCGTATGGGATGCCTCCACAGGCGTGGAGTTATCTACTGGGTTACTGGACCAGCGAGCCCCGGATGATTGCTGCCCAAAGAAACACGACAAACAGGCagcaacaaaataattttgtcagtACTCACGGTCGGCAGTCATACGCTCAGCGTGAATGGCGTTACGCT GAAGATAATGACGGGCGACGTGAGGACCCGCCCGAGTTTTATTTGCGGGCCCACACGAGACGAGATGGGATGGTGCAGGACGCAGTTATGCCCATTTAT GAGCAGCTTCTTGATACCCACCAAAGACTTTCCCAAGTGCCCAATACCCCGCCTACGCAGACATATGTGGACGCTTTAGGGACACGATCGGGACATACTCGTATGGTTGGGCGTGTGGTTAGGGGAACACGTGGACTGAATGTCCCCCTCCCAGAGGATATAGAGCAACCCTTCCCAGCCCAGCAGTCACCGTCCTATAACGTCAATGATATGTTCGCCCAGGGTAGCCCTTGGACCCGGTCACCATTCAAAGACGGACCTAGCACGTCATCATCCCATGCTGGGCCTAGCACGTCACGGGCCCCCACACATCGGTTGggtagtgatagtgatagtgatagtgatgatgaaagtgattag
- the LOC122579020 gene encoding pyruvate dehydrogenase (acetyl-transferring) kinase, mitochondrial-like — MAITKKLYENFSKTLIEEVHKWGGMKQTGVSLRYMLDFGSIPSDRNMIIAAQFLHKELPIRIARRAIELESLPYGLSEKPAVLKVRDWYLDSFRDLRSFPDIKDIKDERDFTQMIKLIKVRHNNVVPAMALGVQQLKKSLDPKLDYEDLDVIHRFLDRFYMSRIGIRMLIGQHVAVHDPNPPPNCIGIIHAKMSPAQVAKDASEDARSVCLREYGSAPEINIYGDPSFTFPYVPTHLHLMVFELVKNSLRAVQERYMDSDKVAPPIRIIVADGEEDVTIKVSDEGGGIARSGLPSIFTYLYSTAMNPLYERLELGEADMVTMAGYGYGLPISRLYARYFGGDLQIISMEGYGTDAYLHLSRLGDSQEPLP; from the exons atgGCAATTACCAAAAAATTATAtgagaatttttcaaaaacattgaTAGAAGAAGTGCATAAATGGGGTGGAATGAAACAAACAGGTGTTAGTTTAAGATATATGTTGGATTTTGGGTCAATTCCATCAGATAGAAATATGATAATTGCAGCTCAATTTCTTCATAAAGAATTGCCAATTAGGATTGCTAGACGTGCCATTgaacttgaatctcttccttaTGGTTTGTCTGAAAAACCTGCTGTTCTTAAa GTACGGGATTGGTACCTGGATTCCTTTCGTGATCTTAGATCTTTTCCTGACATCAAGGACATTAAGGATGAGAGAGATTTTACTCAAATGATTAAGCTGATCAAGGTAAGACATAATAATGTCGTCCCTGCTATGGCTCTGGGAGTTCAACAGTTGAAAAAAAGTCTTGACCCGAAGCTTGATTATGAGGATTTGGATGTAATTCACCGGTTCCTAGATCGCTTTTATATGTCAAGAATCGGAATACGAATGCTAATTG GTCAACATGTGGCAGTTCATGATCCAAATCCACCGCCGAATTGCATTGGTATTATACATGCTAAGATGTCTCCAGCACAGGTAGCAAAAGATGCTAGTGAGGATGCACGTTCTGTTTGCTTAAGAGAGTATGGCAGTGCACCGGAGATTAATATCTATGGTGATCCTAGTTTCACTTTCCC ATACGTCCCTACGCACTTACATCTTATGGTGTTTGAGCTGGTGAAAAATTCGCTACGTGCAGTTCAAGAGCGGTATATGGACTCAGACAAGGTCGCACCTCCTATACGTATAATAGTAGCTGACGGGGAGGAAGATGTTACAATTAAG GTTTCAGATGAAGGGGGAGGAATAGCAAGAAGTGGCCTGCCTAGTATATTTACGTATCTCTACAGCACTGCTATGAATCCACTTTATGAGCGGTTGGAACTTGGAGAAGCAGATATGGTAACAATGGCAGGTTACGGATATGGGCTTCCTATCAGCCGTTTGTATGCTCGGTATTTTGGAGGTGACCTGCAAATCATCTCCATGGAAGGCTATG GAACTGATGCATATCTTCATTTGTCGCGTTTGGGAGATTCACAAGAGCCATTACCTTGA
- the LOC122579090 gene encoding protein IQ-DOMAIN 13-like: MGMKKKEGSSWVSRFKKVFTSKHNPPLSPSSSHNEEEKSLKKESKGGVRSRFKRALFREPSSIEKILEDIDRHHFFVPQPLLQQSQPQLSVSPSSLARPASPPPPPRINSPPNIQITPKPEPTARPASPPPPPRINSPNIQITPKPEPTARPASPPPPRINSPPNIQITPKPEPTLQQQHCSATRIQAAYRAYLARKKVKGLTGLVRLQGVVRGQNVKRQTVNAMKQMQLLVRVQTQIQSQRIQMLQNQRQPNKQLETSLGKDLSKMGDGYWDDSLITKEERDARLQKKVEAVINRERAMAYAYSHQLGKGTPTSAKTSLIDTRTGGYPWWWNWLERQLPSQTQPMKASTTHDIQTQHDHLETPPTPMSSRSMVPPRSSTPPNRMMRYSKARGGGGSPYPVRDNDSLMSCPAFSVPNYMSPTISAKAKARPTSNPKDRVTPSTPGSETSSKRRFSFPFTPNNKWIKHKSPGSIGGLSMDSAPASVGRKPFNRFV; the protein is encoded by the exons ATGGGAATGAAGAAGAAGGAAGGCAGCAGTTGGGTTTCTAGATTCAAAAAGGTTTTTACATCCAAACACAACCCCCCACTCTCGCCCTCGTCCTCACATAAT GAGGAGGAGAAAagtttgaagaaagaaagcaAGGGTGGTGTGCGTTCAAGGTTCAAACGTGCACTTTTCAGAGAGCCGAGCAGTATTGAGAAAATCTTGGAAGATATTGACCGACATCATTTCTTTGTTCCCCAGCCGCTGCTGCAGCAATCCCAACCACAATTATCTGTTTCGCCTTCTTCTCTCGCAAGGCCTGCATCTCCTCCTCCACCTCCAAGAATCAACTCTCCTCCAAATATACAAATAACCCCCAAACCAGAACCCACTGCAAGGCCTGCATCTCCTCCTCCACCTCCAAGAATCAACTCTCCAAATATACAAATAACCCCCAAACCAGAACCCACTGCAAGGCCTGCATCTCCTCCACCTCCAAGAATCAACTCTCCTCCAAATATACAAATAACCCCCAAACCAGAACCCACTCTACAACAACAACATTGTTCAGCTACAAGGATCCAGGCTGCCTATAGAGCCTATTTG gcaaggaagaaggttaaagGCCTGACAGGTCTTGTGAGACTTCAAGGAGTTGTGAGAGGTCAAAATGTGAAACGACAGACAGTCAATGCCATGAAGCAGATGCAGCTGTTGGTCAGAGTTCAAACACAAATTCAATCACAAAGAATCCAAATGCTACAAAACCAACGACAACCTAACAAACAACTTGAGACTTCACTTGGCAAGGACCTG TCAAAGATGGGCGATGGATACTGGGATGATAGCTTAATTACAAAAGAGGAAAGAGATGCAAGGTTGCAGAAAAAAGTGGAGGCAGTTATTAATAGAGAAAGAGCCATGGCATATGCATATTCCCACCAG TTAGGGAAAGGCACACCAACATCAGCTAAAACTTCCCTAATTGACACCCGAACTGGTGGATACCCCTGGTGGTGGAATTGGTTAGAACGTCAATTGCCTTCTCAAACCCAACCTATGAAGGCAAGCACAACTCATGACATCCAAACGCAGcatgaccatcttgaaacaccACCTACGCCAATGTCATCAAGGTCCATGGTTCCTCCAAGAAGCAGTACTCCCCCAAACCGGATGATGAGATATTCTAAAGCGAGAGGAGGAGGGGGTTCTCCCTATCCAGTGAGGGATAATGATAGCTTGATGAGCTGCCCAGCATTTTCAGTTCCAAACTACATGAGCCCTACGATATCAGCAAAGGCTAAAGCAAGACCAACAAGTAATCCGAAGGACAGGGTCACCCCCAGCACTCCAGGTAGCGAGACGTCATCTAAAAGAAGGTTTTCATTCCCTTTTACTCCAAACAATAAGTGGATTAAGCACAAGTCTCCAGGATCTATAGGGGGTTTGAGCATGGATTCTGCACCAGCCTCGGTAGGGAGGAAACCATTTAACAGATTTGTGTGA